A portion of the Hordeum vulgare subsp. vulgare unplaced genomic scaffold, MorexV3_pseudomolecules_assembly, whole genome shotgun sequence genome contains these proteins:
- the LOC123423401 gene encoding NAD(P)H-quinone oxidoreductase subunit 2 A, chloroplastic-like, with the protein MDSVLYIREEEARNPLFDSDSPTPVVAFLSVTSKVAASASATRILDIPFYFSSNEWHLLLEILAILSMILGNLLAITQTSMKRMLAYSSIGQIGYVIIGIIVGDSNDGYASMITYMLFYISMNLGTFACIVLFGLRTGTDNIRDYAGLYMKDPFLALSLALCLLSLGGLPPLAGFFGKLYLFWCGWQAGLYFLVSIGLLTSVLSIYYYLKIIKLLMTGRNQEITPYVRNYRRSPLRSNNSIELSMTVCVIASTIPGISMNPILAIAQDTLF; encoded by the exons ATGGATTCGGTCTTATACATACGCGAGGAAG AAGCGAGGAATCCTCTTTTCGACTCTGACTCCCCCACTCCAGTCGTTGCTTTTCTTTCTGTTACTTCGAAagtagctgcttcagcttcagccacgcgaattctcgatattcctttttatttctcatcaaacgaatggcatcttcttctggaaatcctagctattcttagcatgattttgGGGAATCTCCTTGCTATTACTCAAACAAGCATGAAACGTATGCTTGCATATTCGTCCATAGGGCAAATCGGATATGTAATTATTGGAATAATTGTTGGAGACTCAAATGATGGATATGCAAGCATGATAACTTATATGCTGTTCTATATCTCCATGAATCTAGGAACTTTTGCTTGCATTGTATTATTTGGTCTACGTACCGGAACTGATAACATTCGAGATTATGCAGGATTATACATGAAAGATCCTTTTTTGGCTCTCTCTTTAGCCCTATGTCTCTTATCCCTAGGAGGCCTTCCTCCACTAGCAGGTTTCTTCGGAAAACTCTATCTATTCTGGTGTGGATGGCAAGCAGGCCTATATTTCTTGGTTTCAATAGGACTCCTTACGAGCGTTCTTTCTATCTACTATTATCTAAAAATAATCAAGTTATTAATGACTGGACGAAACCAAGAAATAACCCCTTATGTGCGAAATTATAGAAGATCCCCTTTAAGATCAAACAATTCCATCGAATTGAGTATGACTGTATGTGTGATAGCATCTACTATACCAGGAATATCAATGAACCCCATTCTTGCAATTGCTCAGGATACCCTCTTTTAG
- the LOC123423392 gene encoding 50S ribosomal protein L2, chloroplastic, producing MAEWLKRPTHNWRILNNTAKHLYKTPIPSTRKGTVDRQVKSNPRNNLIHGRHRCGKGRNSRGIITARHRGGGHKRLYRKIDFRRNQKDISGRIVTIEYDPNRNAYICLIHYGDGEKRYILHPRGAIIGDTIVSGTKVPISMGNALPLTDMPLGTAMHNIEITRGRGGQLARAAGAVAKLIAKEGKSATLRLPSGEVRLVSQNCLATVGQVGNVGVNQKSLGRAGSKCWLGKRPVVRGVVMNPVDHPHGGGEGKAPIGRKKPTTPWGYPALGRRTRKRKKYSDSFILRRRK from the exons ATGGCTGAATGGTTAAAGCGCCCAACTCATAATTG GAGAATACTTAATAATACGGCGAAACATTTATACAAAACACCTATCCCGAGCACACGCAAGGGAACCGTAGACAGGCAAGTGAAATCCAATCCACGAAATAATTTGATCCATGGACGGCACCGTTGTGGTAAAGGTCGTAATTCCAGAGGAATCATTACCGCAAGGCATAGAGGGGGAGGTCATAAGCGCCTATACCGTAAAATAGATTTTCGACGGAATCAAAAAGACATATCTGGTAGAATCGTAACCATAGAATACGACCCTAATCGAAATGCATACATTTGTCTCATACACTATGGGGATGGTGAGAAGAGATATATTTTACATCCCAGAGGGGCTATAATTGGAGATACTATTGTTTCTGGTACAAAAGTTCCTATATCAATGGGAAATGCCCTACCTTTGA CCGATATGCCCTTAGGCACGGCCATGCATAACATAGAAATCACACGTGGAAGGGGTGGGCAATTAGCTAGAGCAGCAGGTGCTGTAGCGAAACTCATTGCAAAAGAGGGTAAATCGGCCACTTTAAGATTACCATCTGGGGAGGTCCGTTTAGTATCCCAAAATTGCTTAGCAACAGTCGGACAAGTGGGTAATGTTGGGGTGAACCAAAAAAGTTTGGGTAGAGCCGGATCTAAGTGTTGGCTAGGTAAACGCCCCGTAGTAAGAGGGGTAGTTATGAACCCTGTGGACCACCCCCATGGGGGCGGTGAAGGGAAAGCTCCCATTGGTAGAAAAAAACCCACAACCCCTTGGGGTTATCctgcgcttggaagaagaactaggaaaaggaaaaaatatagcGATAGTTTTATTCTTCGTCGCCGTAAGTAA